GTTTCATCATCATCTGGAAGTTTTTTCAGACAGGTCTCAAAATCGTTTATTGCTTCCTCGTGCCTGCCCAAATTTAACAAAGCGGTACCGCGTTTCATAAACCCTTTTCCGTCTTCAGGTTTCAGCTTCAGGTATTTTTCGTAATAAGACAGCGATTCCTCAAAACGGCCTAGGGCGCTCAACGAATTTGCTTTTCCAAACAGCCCGTCAATATTGTCAGGGTTATATTTTAATGCATGAGAAAAGTCTCTCACGGCTTCCTCATGCTTGCCCAGGTTATTATTTACTACACCTCGGTTACTCCATGCCTGATAATAAGTAGAGTCAAGTTGTATGGCAGTATTGAACTCTTTCATAGCCTTTTCATGATTCTTTTCCCAATGGTAATATAGATATCCAAGGTTATTATAAGCAAAAGGCAGGTGTGGATATACTTTTGTAAGGTCACGCATGAGCACTTCGCCGTTTTTCCATTTGCCGATGCGCTGCCAGGTCAGCACCGAGAAGAAGATAATTAAAGCAGCAGCAAGAATGTGAAGTAAAGGCGTAAGACGTTTTAGCTTTTCTGATTTGTTGTTCATTAAGTTATCATACAGAATTCCCACTATAAAAAATAAGCCTATGTATGGAACATAACTGTATCGCTCGGCCATGGCAGCACCTCCTACAGGAACAATCTGCAACACCAGTATAATGTTTGAAAAGAAAAATAGAAAACCAAAAATATAATGCCTCATTATTTTTTTGTTTCTTAATGAGCGTATAAAAAACGTTACAAAGGCGATTACAAACAAAATGATAACTGCCATCGCAATAAAATATATCACAGGAAAGATGCCGTCAATACGGCTTGGGTAAGGATACATAGCCGCCAGGTGAACAGGTACAAATAACTTCCAGAAATATGTAAGTGTGGAATGACAAACAATAAGCAATCGCTCAAACATAGTAAACATCGGTGTCAGGTCCTGAATAGCCCCTTTTTCTCCCTGTGAATAAACAGCAATAAGGCCGAAAGTTAATGACAATACAAGAAATGGTACCTTCTCAAGAATTAACTTTAAGTTCAGTTTCCTGCGCAAATAATAATCCAGAACAAACATTACAATAGGAAGTATCGTTGCTGCCGATTTGGAAAGCAATGACAAAAAGAAAAACAAAAATGCAAGCAGGTAGTGTCTTCGTTTGTTATCTTTTTTCGTGAAAAAATAATAGTATTGTATTAACGAGAGCATAAAGAAGAAAGCGTAAAGCACATCCTTACGTTCTGATATCCATGCCACGGATTCAACATGCATGGGGTGTATGCCAAAAAGTAATGCAACAAAAGCTGCCACTTCTATCCTTTTTGAAATCAGTTTGATGAACACAAAAACCAGAATGACATTGAACAGGTGAAAAAGTAAGTTATGGATGTGATACAACAGGGCCTTTTCTCCTACCATAGCATATTCCACAGCATAGAAGAAGGTGGTAAGCGGATGGTAATTTCCCTTGTAAAAAGTGGTAGGATTAAAAATTGTTTTAAAGTTTTCCCATGAAAGTTCATGAACCAGTTTGTGCTCATGGATATACCCTCCGTCGTCCCAGTTGAAAATAAAATCATTCTTCAACGATGGAATATAAACAATAAGTGTAAAAATAACTGCAAGAGCTGCCAGCAGAATTTCTTTTTTACGATTGGCAGGAAATTTAAAAGCAGCAGTATTGCTTTGTGAAACAATATTATGTTGCAAGTTTGATTTCTGATGAGTTTTCTGATACTTTTTATTCTTCTTACCCATTCGGTTTGTTCAAATTTGTTTTAGAAATGAATTCCGGTTTTAAAACATAGAGCAAAATAAATAATTTTATCATTATTGTGCGATATAAATGTATTTCGTCCTAACAGAACTTAATAATCTTTGTATAAATAATTATCTACCAATATTCAATCCCTATGGGGTTATCCCGTTAGGGACAAAAGATTGGTAGAAACTAAAAAAAAACATACCCCAAATAAGTTCCATAGGAACGTTATATTACAAGGCATTGCGTATTTATAAAATATTTTATTGTAGAGCAGTGTAATTTTATATATAAGTAATGAATTAGCAAAAGTGTTATTAAAATATTCATAATTATAATGCAAAATTCTTCATACAGTATGTGGGATTATATTATCGTTTTTTTTTGTAAATTAGCAAAAAATAGCTGCAGTGAAAATACAGCAAATATTAACTAAATACTGGGGTTATTCGGTTTTCAGGCCTTTGCAGGAAGACATCATCCAATCGGTACTTGCCGGTAATGACACCCTGGCTTTACTTCCCACAGGCGGAGGAAAATCGCTATGCTACCAGGTGCCTGCATTGGCAAAAGAAGGCCTTTGTATTGTTGTATCGCCCCTTATTGCCCTGATGAAAGACCAGGTGGAAAACCTCAACAAAAGAAACATCAAGGCCATTGCAATTTATTCCGGCATGAGCCGAAACGAAATAGACATTGCTTTTGACAATGCCGTATATAACAAAGAAATTAAATTGCTGTACCTCTCACCCGAAAGGCTTGGAACGGATATTTTTCATGCCAAACTAAAGCACATGAAAGTCAATTTGCTGGCTGTCGACGAAGCCCATTGCATATCTCAATGGGGTTATGATTTCAGGCCGCCTTATCTCAAAATAGCCGATGTCAGAGAATTTTTGCCCGGCATACCCGTCATTGCGCTCACAGCAACGGCAACTCCGGAAGTAGTTGACGACATACAAAAGCAGTTGTTGTTCAGCAAGAAAAACCTGTTACAAAAAAGCTTTGAACGCGACAACCTTTCTTATTTTGTAAAAAAGGAAGAAAACAAACTTCAACTGCTTTTGAAAATTGTTCAAAAGAATAAGGGCAGCGGTATTGTTTATGTCCGCAACCGCCGCAAAACTAATGAAATTGCTTCTTTTCTGAATAAAAACAACTGCTCTTCCGATTTTTATCATGCCGGTCTTGACTCCAGGCTGAGAGACGAAAAACAAAATTCATGGAAAAGCGGGCTTAAGCGTGTCATGGTCTGTACTAATGCTTTCGGAATGGGCATTGACAAACCTGATGTAAGGTTTGTAGTTCATCTCGACCTGCCCGAAAGCATAGAAGCATATTTTCAGGAAGCAGGCCGTGCAGGCAGGGACGAGAAAAAAGCTTTTGCCGTAATGCTTTATGAAAATGCAGACATACAGGATGCTTATAAACATTTCGAATTTGCTTATCCTCCCAAAGAAACAATAAAAAAAATCTATAACTGTCTTTGCAACTATTTTCATCTTGCTGCCGGGAGCGGTGCCGACACAACATACCCTTTTATTATCGGTGAATTCAGTGAGCATTACAAC
The genomic region above belongs to Bacteroidales bacterium and contains:
- a CDS encoding tetratricopeptide repeat protein — encoded protein: MGKKNKKYQKTHQKSNLQHNIVSQSNTAAFKFPANRKKEILLAALAVIFTLIVYIPSLKNDFIFNWDDGGYIHEHKLVHELSWENFKTIFNPTTFYKGNYHPLTTFFYAVEYAMVGEKALLYHIHNLLFHLFNVILVFVFIKLISKRIEVAAFVALLFGIHPMHVESVAWISERKDVLYAFFFMLSLIQYYYFFTKKDNKRRHYLLAFLFFFLSLLSKSAATILPIVMFVLDYYLRRKLNLKLILEKVPFLVLSLTFGLIAVYSQGEKGAIQDLTPMFTMFERLLIVCHSTLTYFWKLFVPVHLAAMYPYPSRIDGIFPVIYFIAMAVIILFVIAFVTFFIRSLRNKKIMRHYIFGFLFFFSNIILVLQIVPVGGAAMAERYSYVPYIGLFFIVGILYDNLMNNKSEKLKRLTPLLHILAAALIIFFSVLTWQRIGKWKNGEVLMRDLTKVYPHLPFAYNNLGYLYYHWEKNHEKAMKEFNTAIQLDSTYYQAWSNRGVVNNNLGKHEEAVRDFSHALKYNPDNIDGLFGKANSLSALGRFEESLSYYEKYLKLKPEDGKGFMKRGTALLNLGRHEEAINDFETCLKKLPDDDETYYWLGLAYYKKSNFTEALTKLDKAISLNSKKPEMYSWRGLVKYNLKQTDDAIADYCTAINMNPNDAAAYVNRSVAYFEKGNYTQAWEDINTAGKMGYPLDRAYFMKLEAIIMKWPVANR
- a CDS encoding RecQ family ATP-dependent DNA helicase codes for the protein MKIQQILTKYWGYSVFRPLQEDIIQSVLAGNDTLALLPTGGGKSLCYQVPALAKEGLCIVVSPLIALMKDQVENLNKRNIKAIAIYSGMSRNEIDIAFDNAVYNKEIKLLYLSPERLGTDIFHAKLKHMKVNLLAVDEAHCISQWGYDFRPPYLKIADVREFLPGIPVIALTATATPEVVDDIQKQLLFSKKNLLQKSFERDNLSYFVKKEENKLQLLLKIVQKNKGSGIVYVRNRRKTNEIASFLNKNNCSSDFYHAGLDSRLRDEKQNSWKSGLKRVMVCTNAFGMGIDKPDVRFVVHLDLPESIEAYFQEAGRAGRDEKKAFAVMLYENADIQDAYKHFEFAYPPKETIKKIYNCLCNYFHLAAGSGADTTYPFIIGEFSEHYNLPVHTVFNSLKFLEKEGFIALSEAMHEPSKLHITANNTELYRFELENAKYVRLIKTILRMYSGLFNDYVKIDEDSIAQKSSTKTGQVIAMLDELEKMNVILYKPRSDKPEITFVCERLPDKNIQISDQNYKILKENALKRLEAVTDYLSGNTKCRSQFLLNYFGEKNNKRCGICDVCLKRNELGLTELEFDNIVNMIKPLLKDNGLTIDQIKTKLKSTQEDKLIAILRWLTDNDKISVDKEGIYKWY